From Caldicellulosiruptoraceae bacterium PP1:
AAGATAAATATCTAAAAAATTGAGAGATTATCACTTTATAGTGTCCTTTTATATATTTATTTGTATAAATTTCTTTAAATTTCTTAATTGCAACTTTCATTATTATACTTTGCTGAAAATTTTTTGAGGAGGCGAGATTATGAAGTTTCCTGCACAAACAGCAAGTATAGCTCTAAATAGAGTAGCAAATGCATCACCAGCAAGTTTAATAGCAGCAGTTGGCATATTTACTCTTGTTGCCTTAACTCAAATATGGCAAAGTACTCTTAATAGCAACAATAACCAAACTTCCAACTAAATGTTATGCATTTATATACTAAAGATAAAATTTATAAATTCAAAAAATATTTTTTATATATAGCCATTTTTCAAAGCATTTGTTTATTGATATATATTGTGAAATATGTTTTATTAAAGGGCATCTCGAAATTGATGCCTTTTTTATTTTTCCCTAACTATAAAAAAGCAAAATACTTGAGAACCTAAAATTGAATTTTAACTTTGTTTGTTGTTTCAATCCCTTATAGGTAGGCTAAAAACAGAGAAAAACTTATTCAAGAAGTACTTGCATATCCGTTTCAATCCCTTATAGGTAGGCTAAAAACATTCCTGAAAAGAAACAAGAATTGTTTCAGAAACTGTTTCAATCCCTTAGAGGTAGGCTAAAAACGAGAAAATGAAAAGGCTCAAAGAAGTATAGAATTTTTGTTTCAATCCCTTAGAGGTAGGCTAAAAACCTGTTATACGTGCAATAGCAAACAGGGTTGAAACAGGGTTTCAATCCCTTAGAGGTAGGCTAAAAACGATAGATAATTTAGAGAGTTATATTTCATTATGTGTTTCAATCCCTTAGAGGTAGGCTAAAAACCCAGCGAATAGAGGAGGTTATATTATGAAAATTTTAGTTTCAATCCCTTAGAGGTAGGCTAAAAACCGACAGCCTGTTTAGGAGGAATTTTAAACAATGGAACGTTTCAATCCCTTAGAGGTAGGCTAAAAACAAAGTTTTCATTTTTAAAACACCTCCCTTTATTATTGTTTCAATCCCTTAGAGGTAGGCTAAAAACAGATGATATGAAAAAATTTTGTAATAAAAATGTTACTAGTTTCAATCCCTTAGAGGTAGGCTAAAAACAAAGTTTTCATTTTTAAAACACCTCCCTTTATTATTGTTTCAATCCCTTAGAGGTAGGCTAAAAACGTTCCAACAGCTACAACTGCATACGAGATTTTGGTGTTTCAATCCCTTAGAGGTAGGCTAAAAACCAATGTTGATAGAGGTGGATGTAACTGCAATAACACGGTTTCAATCCCTTAGAGGTAGGCTAAAAACTTCATACCAAACTTCTTTAGTTGTTGGATTACAGTAGTTTCAATCCCTTAGAGGTAGGCTAAAAACCCATATTCATCACCATCACATTGATATTTTATTTATGTTTCAATCCCTTAGAGGTAGGCTAAAAACGCAATGCTGAAATGATGGCGAAATTGTTCGGTTCAGTGTTTCAATCCCTTAGAGGTAGGCTAAAAACCAACTGCATTGTCTGGTGTTGCTGGCAACTGCCCTTGTTTCAATCCCTTAGAGGTAGGCTAAAAACTGTTTTACTTCCTCGGGAACTTTGTCCTGTACAATAGTTTCAATCCCTTAGAGGTAGGCTAAAAACCAAAACTCTGTGATGATGATTCCCGTTGCCTGTTCTAGTTTCAATCCCTTAGAGGTAGGCTAAAAACTGATAATAGCCAGCAAAAAAGACGTGGAGGAAATCCTGTTTCAATCCCTTAGAGGTAGGCTAAAAACTTTTCAACTCTTGTCATCTACTCCACCGCCTTTACCAGTTTCAATCCCTTAGAGGTAGGCTAAAAACGATTGTTGTTTCTCGAACGTCTCCTTCGGCTTCTGCTGGTTTCAATCCCTTAGAGGTAGGCTAAAAACCATGGCATAAGACCACAAATCAATATTACGCCCAAGGTTTCAATCCCTTAGAGGTAGGCTAAAAACTTCACATCTATCTAATATTCGACATGGCTCAGTAAGTGTTTCAATCCCTTAGAGGTAGGCTAAAAACACATCATTTAATATTTCACCATCTTTATTAGGATTGTTGTTTCAATCCCTTAGAGGTAGGCTAAAAACCCACGTGGAAGGCTTGATAATTCTATAGCATATATATACATCGCTCATTTTGTAATAATCCTGTAATAATTAAATTTTATCACTTATTATAGTCTTGTCAAGTATTTGATGGCAAAAAAATTTTCCTGTCGACCTCCAGGGGTTTTTACGCTATCTTAGGTCGACAGGAAGTTATATTATTAATTAACTATAATAATACATAAATTTGTGTATTATTATACTATTTATGCACATTTATATATTTTTAATTATCATATTCTATAAACTATTTTTTCATCAGATATTTTTAAATGTTCTATACATCCAAATCCAAGTGCATTTTTTATTCCTATTCCGCAATTATATGCAATAATATTGACCTCTTCTGGTGCCTCAATTTTCAATTTAAGATCAAATCCTAAGTACTTTTCTGTTTTTATTTTAATAAATTTCTTTTTAATTTTCTCTTGTTCCAATATATCAATATTAATTTGCTCAGCATTAACATTTATTTTTTTAAAAACCTTTGTTTTTGATATTAGATTAGTTTTTATGCTTTTGGTTACTTCGTTTATAATATCAATTTCTTTGATGTTCATAATTTCATAATCCCTAACAATTAATGGCGAAATACTCTTACATAAAAGAATATTCCTAACCTTATTGTTTATTACTGAAATTGAGTTTAGAGGCAAAAAGCAATTTTGTATACTTAATCCTTTTTTTCGTAATATGCCTTCTAAAAAACTAAATAAAAAATTCTCATCTATACTTGATAATATTAATTCAATATAGCCATTATTTATTATTAGTTTACTATTATTAATCAAATATTTATCAGGTAAAAGCCTTGAAAAAGTCCAAGGTTTATATATCCTACCATTTAGTGCAAATGCCCCATTATCAATAAATTCAATATATTTAGGACTTACAAGATTTTTTATTGCTTCTGCTAAAGATAAGTTGTAATTAATATCCATCTCAATATCATTTTCAATAAGAAACTTAAGTTTATATCTCATTTATCTTTTAGCTCCTCGATTTTGAGTCTAACCCAACCAATAGGTGCTTTATTGCAATCATCTATATTTATGGTGTATGGTGCAAAATTATCCTTTAGCTTTATGTTTTTTGAATCAAAAACCATAAAACTTTTAGCCATAATACCACTTTTACCAATTTTAATAATAATATCTCCTTTTTTATGCATATCTAAGAGTTTACTATAAAAATTAAAATTTGATTTTTGATTTAATTTTATTAATTTTTCTGAAAAATATTTCATTTCTGTTTCAATGAGAAGTTTACTATATTTTCTTAGTCCTTCAATACAAATATCAACTAATCCTATTTCCGATTGTTTAAAATCATTATAAAAAATACTTATAAGAGTTAACCATAATTTTTTTGATATAGAGTCATGAGGCATATGATTTAAAAATTTTATATTTCCTATAAAATTGCTACCTGTTTGAATAAGTTCGTAATATTGTGAAGGCCCATATTTATTATTTTTCCTGCTAATCCTATCAACTTTTTTTATGATAGGATCTCCATTTTTTAATATTAAATCCGAACAAATAATATTTTTGAAAAATACTTTATCGCTTGAGTTTAATACTTCTGAAATATCAGCTTTTTTTTCAAATTCAATATTGTCGTTTTTTTGTTTTGCTTCATATATGCTAAATTGATTTTTAAAGATATTGGTATTATTTAAGTTTTTATAAAACTCATTATAATTTTTAGCATGATAATTATTTGAATATAAAGATGTAGTTATATTAGCGTCAAGCTCTTTTAGATTTAAATGCCCTTTTTTATCCCTTGTATATGTGTATTCTACATTATTTAAAAAATAATACAAAAAACCTGATTTCAAGACTCCTTTTATAGTTGAAGCAGGAATAGCATATTTTTCAACAACTTTATTCCCTTCAATTATTTTATATCTCCAAAATCTATTAACACTCAATTTATTTCCATATTTATTTGCAAGTTTCAATTTGTTATCTTTTAAATATCTTTCAGCAAGGTCTTTACGTTTTTCTAATAACTCACCTATATTTTCAATTTCTGTTGTTGTTAATTTTTCTGCAATTATTAATTCATCAAGCAATTGAAAATTCAATATATATAAATAATTATCATGTATAACATAATCCTTGCTCTCTAAAACATTATCATAGTTTGCAGAAATACAGATATCTGTTATAGTTTCTAAACTAACTTTATAAATTGTTGATGCAATTTTATGTATCAATTTATAATCACCACCTAAATCAAATTCAGTGGAAAAACACAGGTAAAAATATACACTTTTTTATACCGTCTAAATTTCATTATCCCATCTTTTGCTTTAACAATAGAACCCGCTTGAGCATAGAAATAAGGTGGTTTTGCTCCAAATTTTGATTTACTGTCATACCTTAAAGTAAAAAATTCCACAAAATTACATTCTTTCTCTATTTCATAATCAAGTAATGTTGAAGATATATTAACATAATTTTTATTTGCTTTTTCTTTTATAAAAATATTATTTATTACATAATCTTCTTGTAATATTCTATCATTATTTTTTATAAACTTAATTTTTCCAGAACCTTTTGATGCGTCTGGACCAAAACCAGTTAATTCAATAGCTTTAAAGCATTGTTCAAAAACATCTCTTAAAAATACATCTTCCAATTTTATATAAATAGCATATCTTTGTTGGATATTAAATCTAAATTCTTGATGATAGAATAAAATACCTTCTTCAGATGTTTCCTTTATTCTATCAACCTGAATACCAATACGTGTAAATTCAATACTATTGTATATTTTTTTCGGTGGCAGAGTTTCATTTATACCTTCTTCATTAATGCATAAAAGTTTTAATTGTCCTGTTTCATGTTTCCTTTTACGTTGATTATCTCTTTTTTGACGTAATGTTATGTTTTCTGGTGTTTCTTCAAGTTTAGGTATATTAATTTTATAAAAACACCTGTACCATTTTCCCTTGTTTTCTATCATTGGCTGTGCATCTGATATTAATACCTTATTAGCTATAATTTTTTTAATTATTTCATTAGCTTTTTGCTCATTAACAAGTTCAAATAACTTATCAATTAAGCATCCATATATAACAGGAGAAATAAGTTTCGATGTAGATGAGTATATTATAAACTCTACTCTATATATCATCTTAAAATTACTCCTTTATAAACTATGTTTATTATGATTTTTTTTCTATTTTTACAAACTCTCCATCATCTAATATCTCATATACTTCTTCTTCTAATGTAGTAAATTCAACTTTACCATATCCTCTTGTGCCTGAACCGCCTAAATAAGTAAATTTTATTAAATCAAGTGCTAAGTTAATATAACTTAAATATTGTTTTTCTTTCTTTTCATTTATATCTTTTTGGTATATCCTTAAAATAAATTCACACTCAAATTCAGCTCCTGCTGGAATCCTATCAAGTGTTCTTGGATGTTCAGCACTCCCTTTTACCCTATCAACAATATTTTCTTTCTTAATTTCGATATAATCACCAATGAAATTTAATAAAAGCTTTTGAGAAGCGTCTGTCATAAAACTATCACGAACAATTAATCTGCTTACTTCTTTATACTCTTTATTTTTATCATCATCTGTAATACCTGCACCAAATAATTTACATATAGGGCATATGCCACAACTACAAGGTTTACTTGATCCTTTTAATGCAATCTCTAATGATGATCTCATTTTACCTTTAATTGATGAACCTGGTATGTAAGGCACCTTAGTTAATGGATCTCGTATTATTGGATTATCAATATCGCCAATTTTAATTTCATCTTTTGCACCACCAATTCTTAAACCACTCTTAAGTTTCATCTTTGTTTTTAAAACTATTATTTTTTTTAAAATCATTTCATTATCCTCCATACTAATCCCTCCAATAATTTATTTCATGAATGCAACAAGTGTTTCAAATATATTTAAAAAAGCTTCAAATTGTATAAATGAATTTTCATCTTCTTCTAAAATCTTTTTTGTCGAATCAAATATAAATTTACGTAATGTTTCATATACCTCTTTTAATGCAATTTTTTCTTCTTCATTTGAACTTAAATCTTTTATTTTTCTCTCAACTAGATAGTTGACCTTAGCTTTAGCAAAAATTAACTGTGTTTTAATTTCTTTGAATGATTCTCTTTTAATTTTTTCTAAATTTACATTATTAGAATAATCTAAATTATTATAATTTTCTGTAATTTTTATATCATAATTTCTTTTTATACTAAGATAATGATCATAAATATTTCTTAAACTTGATGAAGTTATTCCATTTTTCTTTTGATTATTCAAAAATTCACAATTCAAATACTTTGCAAAATGTTCCATATTTTCTGCTAATATAAAATTTTCTTTTTCATTAAAATAAAAACCTTCTTGATTAATATGATTAAATATTTTTTTTACTATTTCTTCTAATTCTTTGTAATATGGATCTTGTTTGTATTTTGGCTCTTCATTGTATTTTGAATATCTATCTACTTCTTGTTTTATATTTTGATTCTTATTTATGCCAGCATTATTTAAGTATCTTTGTTGTTCAAACTTTTCCTTATTGTCTTTTGCCATATATTATCACTCCTCAACTTTTATTAATTTTCTAAGTGCTATTTTAATAGAAACTATTCCTTTAGAATTATAGTTAAACTCATATTGTTGACTATCCTTATTATTAAATGAAAAATGAGATATCATAAGGTTATCTAAAAAATCAACTAATTCTTTTTTTGTTTTTTCACTTAAACTTGTATTATTTTCTATGTGTCGTGATATAAAATAGTTATAATATGATGCTGCCTTAATAATTTTGTATTGATTATTTTTTAATATTCCATCTTTTCTTAAGTCTAATATTTTTAATAGTTTGTATATATCAGCTTTTTTAAAATATTTATTTTGTACATATTCAAATAGTACATTTGAATACTCTAAAGCATCTCTTAGCTCTGGATATTTTATAACCTCATCAAATATAAATACTCTATTTTTTAAACTCTTGGCTTTTTCTAACCCTTCGCTAACACTTGTTATTACACTATCAAAGTTTTCATTTGATCTATGGAAGACAATTGAAGATGTTACTGTAACATCTCTATTTTGCATTACCTTATCTTTCCCTAATATTAGTTGAGAAAATTCTATTTCAATATCTTTTATTACTTCTATTACTTTATCCCATACACCTGTTAAAAGCAGATCATCACCACCACTATATAAAATTATTACACTATTCCCATATTTCTTTTTAATTAAATCTTTTATACCCTGAGTAAAAAACAGATTTATAACCCAAGATGAGTATGATAATCTACTTACTGAAAATGGATATTTTCCTTCTTTATTTGATTTTAAAGTAAATGGATAAACATTATATAAAATGAATCCTAAATCATCTATATCCATTTTAGCAGTAGCAACAATATTATCGTATTGGCTTAAATTTTCTAAGCAGTTTAGACTTATAACAGCCTTTTCACTATTCTTATAGTTTTCTTTACATTCATGTAATTTAGAACAATTATTGCAAACTTCTTTGGGTCTAATAATGCTTCTACCTTGTAAAAATGTATCAGCTACAATATTTTGTGAAATGTCATTTGAAAAGTTTAAACTAATTTTAGCTTGCTCTGTAGATTTAATTAGCAATGGATCTTTAATGTAATCAACATAAAGTTTCTCAAAATCAAATAAAATATCACTTATATCATCTATTTCCATCCATTTATTTTCAAGTTTACAAGCATTGCACATAAAATTATCTTTGATTTTTCCCTCATTGAAAATAGCATTTATTTTGCAATTATCACATTTTACAAAATTTCTATTGTAATATTCCAAATCTATATATGAATAAATGGTAGCTCTCGTTCGTTGATATTTTTTATTAGCAAGGTTTAAAGATAATCTTTTTAATTCATTTCCAATATTGTATTCTTGATTGTTTATATCATTATTTGAAAAAATAGAAATGGTATCATATACTGTTTCAAAATATATTTTTCCCTCAAAATAATTAATTACTAGTTTGTTAATTTCTTCTATTCTTTGCTTAGCTGAATCTATATATGTTGTCGGTAGAAAAATTAAGAATGAACCACCACCATAAAATATTATGTTAAATGGATACAATTTTAAGGTTTTTATAATATCATAAGGAATAAGCATATTTAGAATTGA
This genomic window contains:
- the cas6 gene encoding CRISPR-associated endoribonuclease Cas6; translated protein: MRYKLKFLIENDIEMDINYNLSLAEAIKNLVSPKYIEFIDNGAFALNGRIYKPWTFSRLLPDKYLINNSKLIINNGYIELILSSIDENFLFSFLEGILRKKGLSIQNCFLPLNSISVINNKVRNILLCKSISPLIVRDYEIMNIKEIDIINEVTKSIKTNLISKTKVFKKINVNAEQINIDILEQEKIKKKFIKIKTEKYLGFDLKLKIEAPEEVNIIAYNCGIGIKNALGFGCIEHLKISDEKIVYRI
- the cas10 gene encoding type III-A CRISPR-associated protein Cas10/Csm1 — encoded protein: MKKNQDMIHILAISGLLHDIGKFIRRSAESQLSHQDSSEKFLDDNKKFLNILSNDEFNLVKKLVKYHHVPFGEINKLTDLDNTEKDMLRILIYSDWDSASERVDGSKNKFTASAEYSPIHNILSVINFAFEADETTNEDELSKMISEIPIFEPNSAFEYKKPVVGINTVTNQNKNAYIKFKEEFVELCKKSDNKYVFIVGLNYLLKKYTTFTTSSGKETIKDISLYHHSFTTAAFAVCRYIDYLSEGNISKNREIGAIYGRLFKIQEYIFNGINSKIEKPMRRILTRSQLISILNMLIPYDIIKTLKLYPFNIIFYGGGSFLIFLPTTYIDSAKQRIEEINKLVINYFEGKIYFETVYDTISIFSNNDINNQEYNIGNELKRLSLNLANKKYQRTRATIYSYIDLEYYNRNFVKCDNCKINAIFNEGKIKDNFMCNACKLENKWMEIDDISDILFDFEKLYVDYIKDPLLIKSTEQAKISLNFSNDISQNIVADTFLQGRSIIRPKEVCNNCSKLHECKENYKNSEKAVISLNCLENLSQYDNIVATAKMDIDDLGFILYNVYPFTLKSNKEGKYPFSVSRLSYSSWVINLFFTQGIKDLIKKKYGNSVIILYSGGDDLLLTGVWDKVIEVIKDIEIEFSQLILGKDKVMQNRDVTVTSSIVFHRSNENFDSVITSVSEGLEKAKSLKNRVFIFDEVIKYPELRDALEYSNVLFEYVQNKYFKKADIYKLLKILDLRKDGILKNNQYKIIKAASYYNYFISRHIENNTSLSEKTKKELVDFLDNLMISHFSFNNKDSQQYEFNYNSKGIVSIKIALRKLIKVEE
- the csm3 gene encoding type III-A CRISPR-associated RAMP protein Csm3, with translation MEDNEMILKKIIVLKTKMKLKSGLRIGGAKDEIKIGDIDNPIIRDPLTKVPYIPGSSIKGKMRSSLEIALKGSSKPCSCGICPICKLFGAGITDDDKNKEYKEVSRLIVRDSFMTDASQKLLLNFIGDYIEIKKENIVDRVKGSAEHPRTLDRIPAGAEFECEFILRIYQKDINEKKEKQYLSYINLALDLIKFTYLGGSGTRGYGKVEFTTLEEEVYEILDDGEFVKIEKKS